From the Marispirochaeta aestuarii genome, the window CCCAGAGCCAGCTTGAAATGACCCACCTGATGAAACCGGTGCATCATGAAATACGGGTTCCCGGAACCAAATGGGTGGTATTGCGCTACCCGACCCCAGGGATGGCCGCCATGGCGCAAACCTCCACCAGCAGCTTTGAGGATTTCTATTTTGCCGTGACTACGCAAGTCGATTATGCTGCAATGGCAAAGGCGATGGAACCGGCCAGGGAGTTCCTGGAGAAAACGAAAAAGGTCCATATCACCGGCCCCGGCACCGACCTCAGGTTCTCCATCGAATCAATTCCGGTTGTTCCCTGCTTCGGGGAACGGAATATTCCCGACGGTGAAATCTATACCGCGCCGGTACGGGACACTGTCGAGGGGACAATCAGTTATAACGCGCCTTCCAGCTTTTTCGGTCACACCTACCAAAACATCCGATTCAGTTTTGAAAAGGGAAGGATTATCGAGGCCGCTTCCGACGATACCGGCAAGCTGAACGCCATACTCGATACCGATGAAGGCTCCCGGTATATCGGTGAATTCGCCCTGGGCTGTAATCCCCGGATTCTGGAACCGATGGACGAAACGCTCTTCGATGAAAAGATCGCCGGTTCCTTTCATTTTACGCCGGGAAACGCGTATACAGAAGCGGACAACGGAAACCGCAGCGCCATCCACTGGGACCTGGTCTGCATTCAGCGCCCGGAGTACGGGGGAGGAGAGATCAGCATGGACGGTCAGCTCATCCGCAAGGACGGGATTTTCGTCCACCCCGCCTTTGAAGCTTTGAATCCAAAGCACCTGACCCGCTGAGAACAGGACAATACCGGAGGTTCAGCATGATTCCGGAGATACCCGCCCATTATCTCAGGATTCTCGGACTTCCGGATAATCCCGACAGTGCCGACATTAAGCGGGCTTATCATCAGGCGGCCAGATCCAACCACCCTGACCTGTTTCCGGACAGTGAGCATCAAAAACAGGAACTCGCCATGATGCGTATCAACGAAGCATACATGGCGCTTACAGCCCTGTTTTACATCAGGGGGCAGGCTGAAAGCAAACCGTCCTCCAATTCCCCTCCGGCGGCAGCCCCTCCTTCACCGGAAGAAAAACTCCCCGGCCCCTTGAAGAATCCCGATTACGTATACTACAAACGGGGCATTGAAAACTACAGAGCCGGACAGCGCAGATTTTTCGACCGGAAAAATGCCGCCGGAAGACCGCAGCACTTCGTCCCTGACAGTCAGCTCCTCAATCTCGCCATATCTGCACTGCGTCATTTTCAAAAATCTTATGCCTGTTTTTACCAGGTTGTTTCAGAATATCCCGACAGCATCTGGGTACGGGACAGCAAATTCCACCTTTGGCGCCTCGAACAGTACAACCGTGTTTACACCCGGATCTGCAGACAGCTTGCTTCACGAGTTGCGGCGAAGCAGGAACAGCAGGGAGATCCGGGACTTGCAGAACCCTTCACGGAGGGATAAGCTGTCCCGTAAATGAACAGACAGTACCCCCAATTCATGTATCTCTCTTCGGAATTCCGGGACCCCGAAACAGCCAGATACCATATTCTTCCGGTCCCCTTCGATGCAACCAGTACCTTCCGCAAGGGGGCGGATCTTGGTCCTTCCACCCTGCTGGAAGTCTCCAATCAACTGGAAGAATACGACATTGAAACCGGCAGCATCCCCTGCAGAGCGGGCATTTATGTAGAAGAACCTGTCTCCGCCCAGGAGCCGGAGGAGCTCCCGGACAGGGTACAGCAACGTACCCGCAGAATCCTGGAGGCCGGAAAAATCCCCATTATCCTTGGAGGAGAGCACAGCGTCAGTGTCGGATCGGCCTGGGCTGCGGCAGAATACTTCGACGATCTGACGGTTGTGCAGCTTGATGCCCACAGTGATCTGCGGCAGAGCTATCACGGCTCGCCTTTCAACCACGCCTGCGTCATGGCCCGAATCCGTGAGAAGAGTCCGATTCTTCAGGCCGGAATCCGCAGCATGGACATCTCTGAGCTTGAGTTTGTCGACCCGGACCGCATATTCTACGCCCATCAGATACATGAAGATCCGGAATGGATTTCGAGGCTCTGTTCCAGACTCAGTGCCCGTACATATCTGACCATCGACCTGGACGCCTTTGACCCGTCGATTCTTCCTTCCACCGGCACACCTCAGCCCGGAGGTCTGGACTGGTATACCGTACTCAGGCTGATACGATGCATTGCAGAAAAAAGCCGGCTGGTCGGGTTCGATATCGTCGAACTCTGCCCCGACGGAAGCCACGCATCTCCCATGCTGGCGGCAACGCTTCTATATAAAACAATCGCCTACATCGAGACTGCAGCAGAGAAATGAGTATACGAATCCTCGCCTGCGGAGTCTTTCGTACAGACCTGAAAAAAATCCTGGGGACGAATCAATCCGATATTGCGATAAGCTTTCTCGAGGGGGGGCTTCACAGCGAACCGAACAAACTGAGGGAAGCCCTGCAGAGAGCCATCGATGAAGAGCATGCAGCCTCCAGGATAATCCTGCTCTACGGCCTCTGCGGTACCGGTACTTCCGGACTGCATGCCCGCAGTATCCCGCTGATCATTCCCCGGGTACACGACTGTATCAGCCTCTTCCTGGGTTCTTCCGCCGCATATACCAGGCAGTTCCGCCACATTCCGGGTACCTACTATATCTCCGCGGGATGGTATGAGGAACAGGTCCAGCCCAGGGGATCAAAACCCGGCGGGGACGACAGGGACCCTTCCCAGGAGGCCATCAGGCTCGATATTTCCCGGGATAAACCGGAAGACCTGGTGGAGAAATACGGTCGGGAAAATGCCGAAGCTATACTCGATGTAACTCACTCCTGGAAAAAAAACTACAAGCGGGCTGTTTTTATCGATACCGGAAGCGGAGACCGGGATAAATACCGCAAGCATGTCCAGACTATAGGTCAAAAGTTCAATTGGAAGACCGAAACCATCGCCGGTTCCACCAGGCTCATGGAAAGAGCCCTGAAGGCAGAGACAGGCGATGATGAGATCCTTGTCGTTGAACCCGGTGAGCTTACCTATTTCGATGTTGCCGCGGGCAGACTGAACGCCGGAAAACCTGAAGAGGCGGGCCTCGGTTACTCCCCGCAGCGTCGCAGCTGGACTATCCCGGGCAGCCGAGGAACAAGCCACCGGCAGCGACGAATCGGTCTCGGCATCGACGCCGGAGGAACGTACACAGACGCGGTACTCTTCGATCTGCAGACGGAATCGGTACTGGCAAAAACCAAGGCCCTTACGACACCCTGGGATTATACCGAGGGTATCGACAAGGCTCTGGAGCAGCTTCCTGCAGAGACCCTTATCCGAACGGAGATAGTCTCGGTATCCACGACCCTTGCCACAAACGCCATCGTGGAAAACAACCGGCAGGCTGTAGGACTGCTGTTAATGCCCCTGTCCGATTCCGTGGCCGAAGAGATAGAACACCGCCCCCTGCAGCTGATACGCGGGAGGGTTAACATCTCCGGAGAGGTACAGGAAGAGATCGACGAGACGGAGATACGAAAAACAGCCCGGGAGATGGTGCGGAACCACGGGGTACGGGCCTTCGCGGTCTCAGGGTACGGCGGAACCGTCAACCCGGTGCATGAAAAGACTGTCGCCGGAATTCTGAGGGATGAGACAGGACTCATGGTCTGTGCGGGACATGAATTATCGGGTCAGCTGGATTTTACCGTCCGGGCTGCGACCGCAGTGCTGAATGCCGGCATCATTCCCCACCTGGAGACCTTCTTTCATGCCGTTGAAGACCGGCTCAGGTTCCGCCATATCGACGCACCGGTCCTCTTCGTACGGGGCGATGGTTTCCTCATGAATGCCTCCTATGCCATGGAACACCCTATAGAAACGGCACTCTCCGGACCCGCCGCGAGCATAGCAGGTGCGCGATACCTTACCGGCTGCGACGAAGCCTGTATTATCGATGTGGGGGGAACAACTTCTGACATCGCCTATGTGGAAAACGGCTCCGTGGAGACAGATCCCGACGGTGCCATGATCGGAAATCACCGCACCCATGTGCGGGCCGTCGACATGGTTACCCTGGGTATCGGAGGAGACAGCGAGGTAGTATTCGACAGAGGTGATATCCGGGTCGGTCCCAGGCGGGTAAGCCCCCTCTGCAGGCTCGGCAGGGAGGGTGAGGATCTCCTTAAGAGACTTGCATCCAGGATCGATGATTTCAGCGCCTCCAGCAGCGCTGCCCTGATATGCCGCTTCACGGGAAAACAGCCCCCCTTCCCGCTCAACCGGATGGAGAAGGAGGCCCTGGATTCCCTGATAAACGGTCCTCTGTCCGTGCTGGAACTGGCCGAGAAAATCCTCCTTGGGCACTGGCGCTTTCTCAAACTGGACCGCCTTCTTTCGGTACGCTCCATAGAAATCCTGGGACTCACACCTACAGACCTTCTGCATGTGGAGGAACGGCTTGTCCTGGGTTCAAAGGAATCCGCCCGTCTGGGACTGAAACTCCACGCCCGTCTCTCAGGTCTCCCGGAAGCTGAGTATGCCCGCCTGGTCTGGGGGCAGGCTGAAAGAAGCATCAGTGCCGGAGTCATGGCAAAAATGCTCGAGCTCAGCCCGGGGGATCCCGCCGTAGAGCTTCTTGTAAGCGGTGGTTCCAGGCGGGTCAGGCTTTCAGCGAAGCCGGCGGCACCGCTTGTCGGACTGGGTGCGGCGGCCCCCTTTCTGCTGGGAGGAATCCAGCGCAGCCTTGATCAGGAAGCTCTGATTCCGGAGAATGCCGATGTGGCCAACGCGATCGGGGCGGTGACTTCATCGGTGCAGGCTCTGGCAAGGGCTTCAATAGTCCCCGCCGCGCCTGAAGGCTATCGTCTTACCGGTACCGATGATACGATCTATTCGGAATTAAGCCAGGCGGAAAGCGTTCTGGAAGCACGGCTTCTGGAGCAGGTCCGCCGGAGGGCATTCGCGGCAGGGACCAGCGAAACAGAGGTCAGACTTTCGGTATGGGACAGGGTAGCCCGCAGTGCGACGGGTGAACCTAT encodes:
- a CDS encoding aminopeptidase, which gives rise to MIHPKQAELARLLVTHSVALKKGEKCLIQSHDVPEEMIEALINEIYEVGAYPVLDYRRARLQRALLKGASVESLTNLAEIEAFRMKKMDAFIGIRGYDNPRETGDLPESQSQLEMTHLMKPVHHEIRVPGTKWVVLRYPTPGMAAMAQTSTSSFEDFYFAVTTQVDYAAMAKAMEPAREFLEKTKKVHITGPGTDLRFSIESIPVVPCFGERNIPDGEIYTAPVRDTVEGTISYNAPSSFFGHTYQNIRFSFEKGRIIEAASDDTGKLNAILDTDEGSRYIGEFALGCNPRILEPMDETLFDEKIAGSFHFTPGNAYTEADNGNRSAIHWDLVCIQRPEYGGGEISMDGQLIRKDGIFVHPAFEALNPKHLTR
- a CDS encoding DnaJ domain-containing protein, producing the protein MIPEIPAHYLRILGLPDNPDSADIKRAYHQAARSNHPDLFPDSEHQKQELAMMRINEAYMALTALFYIRGQAESKPSSNSPPAAAPPSPEEKLPGPLKNPDYVYYKRGIENYRAGQRRFFDRKNAAGRPQHFVPDSQLLNLAISALRHFQKSYACFYQVVSEYPDSIWVRDSKFHLWRLEQYNRVYTRICRQLASRVAAKQEQQGDPGLAEPFTEG
- the speB gene encoding agmatinase, which translates into the protein MNRQYPQFMYLSSEFRDPETARYHILPVPFDATSTFRKGADLGPSTLLEVSNQLEEYDIETGSIPCRAGIYVEEPVSAQEPEELPDRVQQRTRRILEAGKIPIILGGEHSVSVGSAWAAAEYFDDLTVVQLDAHSDLRQSYHGSPFNHACVMARIREKSPILQAGIRSMDISELEFVDPDRIFYAHQIHEDPEWISRLCSRLSARTYLTIDLDAFDPSILPSTGTPQPGGLDWYTVLRLIRCIAEKSRLVGFDIVELCPDGSHASPMLAATLLYKTIAYIETAAEK
- a CDS encoding DUF1638 domain-containing protein, whose translation is MSIRILACGVFRTDLKKILGTNQSDIAISFLEGGLHSEPNKLREALQRAIDEEHAASRIILLYGLCGTGTSGLHARSIPLIIPRVHDCISLFLGSSAAYTRQFRHIPGTYYISAGWYEEQVQPRGSKPGGDDRDPSQEAIRLDISRDKPEDLVEKYGRENAEAILDVTHSWKKNYKRAVFIDTGSGDRDKYRKHVQTIGQKFNWKTETIAGSTRLMERALKAETGDDEILVVEPGELTYFDVAAGRLNAGKPEEAGLGYSPQRRSWTIPGSRGTSHRQRRIGLGIDAGGTYTDAVLFDLQTESVLAKTKALTTPWDYTEGIDKALEQLPAETLIRTEIVSVSTTLATNAIVENNRQAVGLLLMPLSDSVAEEIEHRPLQLIRGRVNISGEVQEEIDETEIRKTAREMVRNHGVRAFAVSGYGGTVNPVHEKTVAGILRDETGLMVCAGHELSGQLDFTVRAATAVLNAGIIPHLETFFHAVEDRLRFRHIDAPVLFVRGDGFLMNASYAMEHPIETALSGPAASIAGARYLTGCDEACIIDVGGTTSDIAYVENGSVETDPDGAMIGNHRTHVRAVDMVTLGIGGDSEVVFDRGDIRVGPRRVSPLCRLGREGEDLLKRLASRIDDFSASSSAALICRFTGKQPPFPLNRMEKEALDSLINGPLSVLELAEKILLGHWRFLKLDRLLSVRSIEILGLTPTDLLHVEERLVLGSKESARLGLKLHARLSGLPEAEYARLVWGQAERSISAGVMAKMLELSPGDPAVELLVSGGSRRVRLSAKPAAPLVGLGAAAPFLLGGIQRSLDQEALIPENADVANAIGAVTSSVQALARASIVPAAPEGYRLTGTDDTIYSELSQAESVLEARLLEQVRRRAFAAGTSETEVRLSVWDRVARSATGEPILLERCMEAEIRGLPDNF